In Dioscorea cayenensis subsp. rotundata cultivar TDr96_F1 chromosome 11, TDr96_F1_v2_PseudoChromosome.rev07_lg8_w22 25.fasta, whole genome shotgun sequence, a single genomic region encodes these proteins:
- the LOC120272204 gene encoding peptidyl-prolyl cis-trans isomerase CYP18-1-like, producing MNSAIADRVLHLVVVQNLASITNDQTPVTDQRQRNLETDGISFWFPNGKSQTLGDWSEVCIEAFPVLVPPVTLHTNLSDIKCEIACDEVPKASENFLALCASGYYDGTIFHRNIKGFMIQGGDPTGTGKGGTSIWGKKFNDEIRESLKHNARGILSMANSGPNTNGSQFFITYAKQPHLNGLYTVFGRVIHGFEVLDLMEKTQAGPGDRPLAEIRLNRVTIHANPLAG from the exons ATGAATTCTGCAATTGCTGACCGTGTTTTGCATTTAGTAGTAGTTCAGAACTTGGCTTCCATCACCAACGATCAAACTCCA GTGACAGATCAGCGCCAAAGAAACCTGGAAACGGACGGCATTAGCTTTTGGTTCCCAAATGGCAAATCACAAACATTGGGGGACTGGAGTGAAGTCTGTATTGAGGCCTTCCCAGTTCTAGTTCCA CCGGTCACCCTGCACACCAATCTCAGCGACATCAAGTGCGAGATTGCCTGCGATGAAGTCCCCAAGGCCTCTGAG AATTTCCTAGCATTATGTGCTAGTGGTTACTATGATGGAACCATTTTTCATCGGAACATCAAGGGGTTCATGATCCAGGGAGGAGATCCTACAGGCACGGGCAAAGGAGGGACTAGCATATGGGGCAAGAAGTTCAATGATGAAATTCGAGAATCTCTTAAG CACAATGCAAGGGGAATCCTTTCAATGGCAAATAGTGGACCAAATACAAATGGAAGCCAGTTCTTCATCACTTACGCAAAACAACCTCACCTTAATGGACTGTACACAGTCTTTGGACGCGTAATCCATGGATTTGAAGTTCTTGACCTAATGGAGAAA ACGCAGGCAGGGCCAGGGGATCGACCACTTGCTGAGATCAGGCTGAATCGTGTAACAATACATGCAAATCCTCTTGCTGGTTAG